Proteins encoded within one genomic window of Bradyrhizobium sp. 186:
- a CDS encoding methyltransferase domain-containing protein, translating into MPLRLFQSSGDLMADRRFEFARDLQLKGDLPAAADLLEQAIELAPNFISAWFTLGEIRAQLGERDKAIAAFRKSRESDASDQHGAHLHLIRLGDERLSEMPKAYVQALFDQYAPRFEHVLVNDLDYRAPSLIFKAVIAARVPAKKPALFKRAIDLGCGTGLAAVAFAKQVDHFIGIDLSPGMIKEARATNLYAELEVADMIEGLRGKSDASANLVVAADAFVYLSDLAPVLSEARRVLAPSGVLAFTLETHDGSGVILGEGLRYAHSAEYARGAIVRAGLKLLTLESASPRIENNEPVRGLVVVAEKT; encoded by the coding sequence ATGCCCCTGCGCCTATTCCAGTCCTCCGGCGATCTGATGGCCGACCGCCGTTTCGAGTTCGCGCGCGACCTCCAGCTCAAGGGCGATCTGCCTGCCGCGGCCGACCTGCTGGAGCAGGCGATCGAGCTTGCGCCGAACTTCATCTCGGCCTGGTTCACGCTCGGCGAAATTCGCGCGCAGCTCGGCGAGCGCGACAAGGCCATCGCGGCCTTCCGAAAATCGCGCGAGTCCGATGCGAGCGATCAGCACGGCGCCCACCTGCATTTGATACGCCTCGGCGACGAGCGATTGTCCGAAATGCCAAAGGCATATGTGCAGGCGTTGTTCGATCAATATGCGCCGCGCTTCGAGCACGTGCTGGTCAACGATCTCGATTATCGCGCGCCGTCGCTGATCTTCAAGGCGGTGATTGCCGCGCGCGTCCCCGCGAAGAAGCCTGCCTTGTTCAAGCGCGCCATCGATCTCGGCTGCGGCACGGGCCTTGCGGCCGTCGCCTTCGCAAAACAGGTCGATCATTTCATCGGCATTGATCTGTCGCCCGGCATGATCAAGGAGGCGCGTGCCACCAATCTCTATGCCGAGCTCGAAGTCGCCGACATGATCGAGGGCCTCCGCGGCAAGAGCGATGCGAGCGCGAACCTCGTCGTAGCCGCGGATGCGTTCGTCTATCTGTCCGATCTCGCGCCGGTGCTGAGCGAAGCCAGGCGCGTGCTCGCGCCCAGTGGCGTGCTTGCGTTCACGCTGGAGACGCATGACGGCAGTGGCGTCATTCTCGGCGAGGGGCTGCGTTATGCCCATTCCGCGGAATATGCGCGCGGTGCGATTGTCCGGGCCGGGCTCAAGCTCTTGACTCTGGAGTCCGCCTCTCCACGGATCGAGAACAACGAGCCGGTGCGCGGCCTCGTCGTCGTCGCCGAGAAAACTTGA
- a CDS encoding ATP-dependent DNA ligase, whose translation MNRFAELLDRLAYEPGRNNKLRLITRYFREAGDPDRGYALAALTGALSFKHAKPALIRDLIAARTDPVLFELSYDYVGDLSETVALMWPKRVLDNDESFPGYSPPPPSPARGEGAQRDAGRRTNKATDNDFGSDGRTRLSVPSPLAGEGQGGGYSGRDADESHPRDHNNPPPPTLTEVVTTLRTLGKTELPKQLERWLDELDEAGRWALLKLVTGSLRIGISARLAKTAAAALGDKDPHEVELIWPGLAPPYLELFAWLEGRDEKPVNRDPAPFRPVMLAHAIEETDFTALDPADYIAEWKWDGIRVQAVAGRDEHGHITARLYSRTGEDITGSFPDLTPSLRLPGAIDGELLILRDSRVQSFNVLQQRLNRKVVSPKLIKEFPIHLRAYDLLGDDENDLRELPFAERRERLETFVKKLDDPRIDLSPTVPFASWDALTAARADPASAGAGEDADAVEGVMLKRRDAPYLPGRPKGQWWKWKRDPHIIDAVLMYAQRGHGKRSSYYSDYTFGVWTGDELVPVGKAYFGFTDEELLQIDRFVRRNTTEKFGPVRHVVHEADKGLVLEVAFEGLQRSPRHKSGIAMRFPRISRLRWDKPPREADRLETLEKMLKTDESLPTIKIAATADGH comes from the coding sequence ATGAACCGCTTCGCCGAACTGCTCGACCGCCTCGCCTACGAGCCGGGCCGCAACAACAAGCTGCGGCTGATCACGCGCTATTTTCGCGAGGCCGGCGATCCCGATCGTGGCTATGCACTGGCGGCGCTGACCGGCGCGCTGAGCTTCAAGCATGCCAAGCCCGCGCTGATCCGCGACCTGATAGCGGCGCGCACCGACCCGGTGCTGTTCGAGCTGTCCTATGACTACGTCGGCGATCTCTCGGAGACGGTGGCGCTGATGTGGCCGAAGCGGGTGCTCGATAACGATGAGTCTTTTCCGGGCTACTCCCCTCCCCCGCCCTCCCCCGCAAGGGGGGAGGGAGCGCAGCGCGATGCTGGGCGACGTACGAACAAAGCAACTGACAACGATTTCGGAAGTGACGGACGCACGCGACTCTCCGTTCCCTCCCCCCTTGCGGGGGAGGGTCAGGGAGGGGGGTACTCCGGGCGAGATGCCGATGAGTCCCACCCGCGCGATCACAACAACCCGCCACCTCCAACACTCACCGAAGTCGTCACCACACTGCGCACGCTCGGCAAGACCGAGCTGCCAAAGCAGCTCGAGCGCTGGCTCGACGAGCTCGACGAAGCCGGCCGCTGGGCGCTGTTGAAACTCGTCACCGGGAGCTTGCGCATCGGCATCTCCGCGCGCTTGGCAAAAACCGCCGCGGCCGCGCTCGGCGACAAGGATCCGCATGAGGTCGAGTTGATCTGGCCCGGTCTCGCGCCGCCCTACCTCGAGCTGTTCGCCTGGCTCGAAGGCCGCGACGAAAAGCCCGTTAATCGCGATCCCGCGCCGTTCCGCCCGGTGATGCTGGCGCATGCGATCGAGGAGACCGATTTTACCGCGCTCGATCCCGCCGACTACATCGCCGAGTGGAAATGGGACGGCATCCGCGTGCAGGCGGTCGCAGGCCGCGACGAGCACGGCCATATCACCGCGCGGCTCTATTCGCGCACCGGCGAGGACATCACGGGGAGCTTTCCCGACCTCACGCCGTCGTTGCGCCTGCCCGGCGCGATCGACGGTGAGCTCCTGATCCTGCGTGATAGCCGCGTGCAGAGCTTCAATGTTCTGCAACAGCGGCTCAACCGCAAGGTCGTGTCGCCCAAGCTGATCAAAGAGTTTCCGATCCATCTGCGCGCCTACGACCTGCTCGGCGACGACGAGAACGATCTGCGCGAACTGCCCTTCGCCGAGCGGCGCGAACGGCTGGAGACATTCGTCAAGAAGCTCGACGATCCCCGCATTGATCTCTCGCCCACAGTCCCCTTCGCAAGTTGGGACGCACTCACGGCCGCGCGCGCTGATCCGGCGAGCGCGGGCGCAGGTGAGGACGCCGACGCCGTCGAAGGCGTGATGCTGAAGCGGCGCGACGCGCCCTATCTGCCCGGACGGCCGAAGGGACAGTGGTGGAAATGGAAGCGCGATCCCCACATCATCGACGCCGTGCTGATGTATGCGCAGCGCGGCCACGGCAAGCGCTCGTCCTATTATTCCGACTACACCTTTGGCGTCTGGACCGGCGACGAGCTGGTGCCGGTCGGCAAGGCCTATTTCGGCTTCACTGACGAGGAGCTGCTCCAGATCGATCGCTTCGTCCGCCGCAACACCACGGAAAAGTTCGGCCCCGTCCGCCATGTCGTGCACGAGGCGGACAAGGGGCTGGTGCTGGAGGTCGCCTTCGAGGGCCTTCAGCGCTCGCCCCGGCACAAATCCGGCATCGCCATGCGCTTTCCCCGCATCAGCCGGCTGCGCTGGGACAAGCCGCCGCGAGAGGCCGACCGGCTGGAAACGCTGGAAAAGATGCTGAAGACGGACGAATCCCTACCAACAATTAAGATTGCGGCGACTGCGGATGGCCATTGA
- a CDS encoding ligase-associated DNA damage response DEXH box helicase yields MPPRILKISAEPAALLPDRFQKWFAARGWSPREHQLALLEKAREGRSALLVAPTGAGKTLAGFLPTLVELSSATAAPAKSVVSTGRALQRSGGLHTLYISPLKALAVDIARNLERPVAEMGLPIKIETRTGDTPVSRRQRQRRYPPDILLTTPEQVALLLSSDDAPFLFSSLKRIVLDELHALVTSKRGDLLSLGLARLWRLAPQLRAIGLSATVAEPESLARFLVPQPTGKPEAADIVIAGGAAPPLVEMLDTRERLPWAGHSARHALPEIYQLIKANKTTLVFVNTRSQAEMLFQDLWRMNDDNLAIALHHGSLDVAQRRKVEDAMSAGKLRGVVCTSSLDLGVDWGDVDLVVNIGAPKGSSRLMQRIGRANHRLDEASRAVLVPANRFEVLECRVAIDAIAENAQDTPPLRTGALDVLAQHVLGCACGEPFLSDELYDEVRTAAPYAGLTRQDFDDAVDFVATGGYALKTYERFARIKQDKQGRWRVANPKVRQSYRMNVGTIVEDDMLKVRLVRSRGGGAGSTGVIARGGRLLGEIEEAFIEGLSPADTFVFSGEVVRYETLVEDQVYVSRANDKDPKVPSYMGGKFPLSTYLAERVRRLLDDGRAWGALPEQVRDWLSLQKDVSLVPAVRELLVESFPRANKHYLVCYPFEGRLAHQTLGMLLTRRLERARARPLGFVANEYAIAVWALGDMSFMIRNGKLDLDALFDPDMLGDDLEAWLAESALMKRTFRNCAIISGLIARRHTGEEKSRRQVLFSTDLVYDVLRKHQADHVLLRAARADAATGLLDLRRLSDMLTRIQGRITHRELDRVSPLAVPVMLEIGRESVYGEAGDELLAEAADELVKEAMS; encoded by the coding sequence GTGCCGCCCCGCATCCTCAAAATATCGGCCGAGCCGGCCGCGCTGCTGCCCGACCGCTTCCAAAAGTGGTTCGCGGCCCGCGGTTGGTCGCCGCGCGAGCATCAATTGGCGCTGCTGGAAAAGGCGCGCGAGGGTCGTTCCGCGCTGCTGGTCGCGCCGACCGGCGCCGGCAAGACGCTGGCGGGATTTCTGCCGACGCTGGTGGAGCTGAGTTCTGCGACCGCAGCTCCAGCGAAATCCGTGGTTTCCACAGGCCGCGCCCTGCAGCGCAGCGGCGGCCTGCACACCCTCTACATCTCGCCGCTGAAAGCGCTTGCCGTCGACATCGCGCGCAACCTCGAGCGACCTGTCGCCGAGATGGGGCTGCCGATCAAGATCGAGACCCGCACCGGCGATACACCGGTGTCGCGGCGGCAGCGACAGCGCCGCTATCCGCCGGACATCCTGCTGACCACGCCCGAGCAGGTCGCGCTGCTGCTCTCCTCCGACGACGCGCCGTTCCTGTTCTCCTCACTGAAGCGCATCGTGCTCGACGAGCTGCATGCGTTGGTGACGTCCAAGCGCGGCGATCTGCTGTCGCTTGGGCTGGCCCGGCTGTGGCGGCTGGCACCGCAACTGCGCGCGATCGGCCTGTCGGCGACGGTGGCCGAGCCGGAATCGCTGGCTCGCTTCCTGGTGCCGCAACCCACCGGCAAACCTGAAGCCGCCGACATCGTCATCGCTGGCGGCGCGGCGCCGCCGCTGGTCGAGATGCTCGACACGCGCGAGCGGCTGCCCTGGGCCGGCCACAGCGCGCGCCATGCGCTTCCCGAAATCTACCAGCTGATCAAGGCGAACAAGACCACGCTGGTCTTCGTCAACACCCGCAGCCAGGCCGAGATGCTGTTTCAGGATCTCTGGCGCATGAACGACGACAACCTCGCGATCGCGCTGCATCACGGCTCGCTCGACGTCGCGCAGCGCCGCAAGGTCGAGGACGCGATGTCGGCCGGCAAACTGCGCGGCGTGGTCTGCACCTCCTCGCTCGACCTCGGCGTCGACTGGGGCGACGTCGATCTCGTCGTCAACATCGGCGCGCCCAAGGGATCGTCACGCCTGATGCAGCGCATCGGCCGCGCCAACCACCGCCTCGACGAGGCCTCGCGCGCGGTGCTGGTGCCGGCGAACCGTTTCGAGGTGCTGGAGTGCCGCGTCGCGATCGACGCCATCGCCGAGAACGCGCAGGACACGCCGCCCTTGCGCACCGGCGCACTCGACGTGCTGGCGCAGCACGTGCTCGGCTGTGCCTGCGGCGAGCCGTTTCTCTCTGACGAGCTCTATGACGAGGTGCGCACCGCCGCGCCCTACGCGGGTCTCACGCGACAGGATTTCGACGACGCCGTCGATTTCGTTGCTACCGGCGGCTACGCGCTGAAGACCTACGAGCGCTTCGCCCGCATCAAGCAGGACAAGCAGGGCCGCTGGCGTGTCGCCAATCCAAAAGTGCGGCAGAGCTACCGGATGAATGTCGGCACCATCGTCGAGGACGACATGCTGAAGGTGCGGCTGGTGCGCTCGCGCGGCGGCGGTGCGGGCTCGACAGGGGTGATCGCACGTGGCGGCAGACTGCTCGGCGAGATCGAGGAAGCCTTCATCGAGGGCTTGAGCCCGGCCGACACCTTCGTGTTCAGCGGCGAGGTGGTGCGCTACGAGACCCTGGTCGAGGACCAGGTCTATGTCTCGCGTGCCAACGACAAGGATCCGAAAGTGCCGTCCTACATGGGCGGCAAGTTTCCGCTCTCGACCTATCTCGCCGAGCGCGTGCGCCGCCTGCTCGATGACGGTCGCGCGTGGGGTGCCTTGCCTGAGCAGGTGCGCGACTGGCTGTCGCTGCAAAAAGATGTCTCGCTCGTGCCCGCGGTGCGCGAGCTGCTGGTCGAGAGTTTTCCCCGCGCCAACAAGCATTATCTCGTCTGCTATCCCTTTGAGGGGCGTCTCGCGCATCAGACGCTCGGCATGCTACTGACGCGCCGGCTGGAGCGCGCCCGCGCCCGGCCGCTCGGTTTCGTCGCCAACGAATATGCGATCGCGGTCTGGGCGCTTGGCGACATGTCCTTCATGATCCGGAACGGGAAGCTCGACCTCGACGCGCTGTTCGACCCCGACATGCTCGGCGACGACCTCGAAGCCTGGCTCGCCGAATCCGCGCTGATGAAGCGGACGTTCCGGAACTGCGCGATCATCTCCGGCCTGATCGCGCGCCGCCATACCGGCGAGGAAAAAAGCCGCCGCCAGGTGCTGTTCTCGACCGATCTCGTCTACGACGTCCTGCGCAAGCACCAGGCCGATCACGTGCTGTTGCGTGCCGCGCGCGCCGATGCGGCCACGGGCCTGCTCGATCTGCGCCGGCTCAGCGACATGCTCACCCGCATCCAGGGCCGGATCACGCACCGGGAACTCGACCGCGTCTCCCCGCTCGCCGTCCCCGTGATGCTGGAAATCGGCCGCGAGTCAGTTTATGGCGAAGCTGGTGACGAGCTGTTGGCGGAGGCCGCCGATGAGCTCGTCAAAGAGGCGATGTCGTAG
- a CDS encoding DUF6460 domain-containing protein: MAHDVRDLPAGRSDGLNRFLGGSPLAVAFRLVLLSILVGVVLAAVGFDPWNIIYSIRLLFQRLWDLGFDTVNWLWRYFLLGAVIVVPIWLLMRVFGTPRGR; the protein is encoded by the coding sequence ATGGCCCACGACGTCAGAGATTTGCCGGCCGGCCGCAGTGATGGCCTGAACCGCTTTCTCGGCGGCTCGCCGCTGGCGGTCGCGTTCCGCCTGGTCCTGCTCTCGATCCTGGTCGGCGTCGTGCTCGCGGCGGTCGGCTTCGATCCCTGGAACATCATCTACAGCATTCGCCTGCTGTTCCAGCGGCTGTGGGATCTCGGGTTCGATACCGTCAACTGGCTGTGGCGTTACTTCCTGCTCGGCGCCGTCATCGTGGTCCCGATCTGGCTGCTGATGCGCGTTTTCGGCACGCCACGCGGCCGGTGA
- the pdeM gene encoding ligase-associated DNA damage response endonuclease PdeM: protein MTEQVALSISSTRTLDVASVSFHADLSGALFWEEQRLLVVSDLHLEKGSSYATRGVLLPPYDTVATLGRLAAVISRHDPRIVIALGDSFHDRAAHGRLTAEDRDTVAALQTGRDWIWISGNHDPALPRDLGGTVADEVAIGPITFRHEPTGARGEIAGHLHPKARVSTRGRSMERRCFACDGERAVMPAFGAYAGGLSIRDAAFAKIFPKNGFVAHLLGDRRVHAIAASRCS from the coding sequence ATGACGGAGCAGGTGGCGCTATCGATTTCTTCAACGCGCACGCTGGATGTCGCCAGCGTGTCGTTCCACGCCGATCTCTCCGGCGCGCTGTTCTGGGAAGAGCAGCGCTTGCTTGTCGTCTCCGACCTGCATCTGGAAAAGGGTTCCAGTTACGCCACGCGCGGCGTGCTGCTGCCGCCTTACGATACGGTCGCGACGCTCGGCCGACTCGCTGCTGTCATCTCCCGCCATGATCCGCGAATCGTCATCGCACTCGGCGACAGTTTTCACGATCGCGCCGCGCATGGACGCCTGACGGCGGAGGATCGCGACACTGTGGCCGCATTGCAGACCGGCCGCGACTGGATCTGGATCTCCGGCAATCACGATCCGGCGCTGCCGCGCGATCTCGGCGGAACCGTCGCGGACGAGGTCGCGATCGGCCCGATCACCTTCCGCCATGAGCCGACCGGCGCCCGCGGCGAGATCGCCGGCCATCTGCATCCCAAAGCGCGCGTTTCCACGCGCGGCCGCTCGATGGAGCGCCGCTGCTTCGCCTGTGACGGCGAGCGCGCCGTGATGCCCGCCTTCGGTGCCTATGCCGGCGGCCTCAGCATCCGCGACGCGGCGTTCGCAAAGATCTTTCCGAAGAACGGTTTTGTCGCGCATTTGCTCGGCGACCGCCGCGTCCACGCCATCGCCGCATCGCGGTGTTCTTAA
- a CDS encoding ligase-associated DNA damage response exonuclease — protein sequence MRPQDILLPVAAGLCCKPGGFHIDPVRPVERAVITHGHSDHARAGHGAVLATQETLDMMRLRYGENFAGSTQAIRYGEEIRLGDVSVKFHPAGHVLGSAQVAVTCKDTCIVASGDYKDAPDPTCTPFELVPCDVFITEATFGLPVFRHGDAADEVKKLLASVALFPERAHLVGAYSLGKAQRLIALLRQAGYGAPIYVHGAMEKITHYYQSRGIELGELRPVKGVKKAALAGTITLAPPSATSDLWTRRFPDPVTAFASGWMRVRARAWQRGIELPLVISDHADWDGLTATIAATGAREIWVTHGQEDALVHWCKSKGLKAQPLDLVGYGDEEESEAPLADEAEA from the coding sequence ATGCGTCCGCAAGACATCCTGCTGCCCGTTGCCGCCGGCCTGTGCTGCAAGCCCGGCGGCTTCCATATCGACCCGGTGCGCCCGGTCGAGCGGGCCGTGATCACCCACGGCCATTCCGACCATGCCCGCGCCGGCCATGGCGCGGTGCTGGCGACGCAGGAAACGCTGGACATGATGCGGCTGCGCTATGGCGAGAATTTTGCCGGCTCGACGCAAGCGATCCGCTATGGCGAGGAGATTCGGCTCGGCGACGTCAGCGTGAAATTTCACCCGGCCGGCCATGTGCTCGGTTCGGCCCAGGTCGCGGTGACCTGCAAGGATACCTGCATCGTCGCCTCCGGCGACTACAAGGACGCGCCCGACCCGACCTGCACGCCGTTCGAGCTCGTGCCCTGCGACGTCTTCATCACCGAGGCAACCTTCGGACTGCCGGTCTTTCGCCACGGCGATGCGGCCGATGAGGTGAAGAAGCTGCTGGCCTCCGTCGCGCTGTTTCCCGAGCGCGCGCACCTCGTCGGCGCCTATTCGCTCGGCAAGGCGCAGCGCCTGATCGCGCTGTTGCGGCAGGCCGGCTACGGCGCGCCGATCTACGTGCATGGCGCGATGGAAAAGATCACGCACTACTACCAGAGCCGCGGGATCGAGCTCGGCGAGCTGCGGCCGGTGAAGGGCGTGAAAAAGGCCGCGCTCGCCGGCACCATCACGCTGGCCCCGCCCTCGGCGACATCAGATCTCTGGACAAGGCGGTTTCCCGATCCCGTCACCGCCTTCGCCTCGGGCTGGATGCGCGTGCGCGCGCGTGCATGGCAGCGGGGCATCGAGCTGCCGCTGGTGATTTCCGACCATGCCGATTGGGACGGCCTCACCGCGACCATCGCCGCGACCGGCGCCCGCGAGATCTGGGTTACCCACGGCCAGGAAGACGCGCTGGTACATTGGTGCAAAAGCAAAGGCCTGAAGGCGCAGCCGCTCGATCTCGTTGGCTATGGCGACGAAGAGGAGAGCGAGGCGCCGCTCGCTGATGAGGCCGAAGCATGA
- a CDS encoding ABC transporter substrate-binding protein produces MTKNPSRRDFSAAALATIAASTLPAPYVWAAEKKYDAGASDTEIKIGQTVPHSGPGSLYGVLGRIGEAYFQMLNEKGGINGRKVKFLTMDDAYSAPKCVEATRRLVEQEEVLALYGSLGTAPQTSVHKYLNSKGVPQLLLNTGASKWNNPKEFKWTMAGLPLYPTEARILARHVVGVKPNAKVGILYQNDDFGRDFLGPFKKVLADAGGTAQVIMEQTYDLTDPTVDSQLINLSKSGADVFYNISTGKASSQSIRKVAELGWKPLQLLSAGSTGRSILNAAGLENAAGIVAIRYNKEVGLPKWEKDPDVMAFEELRKKYMPSIDPDNTIAFAGYGQAVTMGEILRRCGDDLTRANVLKQASNLNGFHSPYFLDGVNYSYTPDDYTPMKTLFISTFSGKDWDISDKPMTE; encoded by the coding sequence ATGACGAAGAATCCATCGCGGCGTGATTTCAGCGCCGCCGCGCTCGCCACCATCGCCGCATCCACTTTGCCTGCGCCTTATGTCTGGGCCGCGGAGAAGAAATACGATGCGGGCGCCAGCGATACCGAGATCAAGATCGGGCAGACCGTGCCGCATTCCGGTCCCGGCTCGCTCTATGGCGTGTTGGGCCGCATCGGCGAAGCCTATTTCCAGATGCTGAACGAGAAGGGCGGCATCAACGGGCGCAAGGTCAAGTTTCTCACCATGGACGATGCCTACAGCGCGCCGAAATGCGTCGAGGCAACGCGGCGCCTCGTGGAGCAGGAAGAGGTGCTGGCGCTGTACGGTTCGCTCGGCACCGCGCCGCAGACCTCCGTGCACAAATATCTCAACTCCAAGGGCGTGCCGCAGCTCCTGCTCAACACCGGTGCGTCGAAGTGGAACAATCCGAAAGAGTTCAAGTGGACGATGGCGGGCCTGCCGCTCTATCCGACCGAGGCGCGCATCCTGGCGCGGCACGTCGTCGGCGTGAAGCCGAACGCCAAGGTCGGCATCCTCTACCAGAACGACGATTTCGGCCGTGACTTCCTCGGTCCGTTCAAGAAGGTGCTGGCGGATGCCGGCGGTACCGCGCAGGTGATCATGGAGCAGACCTACGATCTGACCGATCCGACCGTCGATTCCCAGCTCATCAACCTCTCGAAGTCGGGCGCGGACGTCTTCTACAACATCTCCACCGGCAAGGCGTCGTCGCAGTCGATCCGGAAAGTGGCCGAGCTCGGCTGGAAGCCGCTTCAGCTGCTGTCGGCCGGCTCGACCGGACGCTCGATCCTCAACGCTGCGGGCCTAGAGAACGCCGCCGGCATCGTCGCCATCCGCTACAACAAGGAAGTCGGCCTGCCCAAATGGGAGAAGGATCCCGACGTGATGGCGTTCGAGGAGCTGCGCAAGAAGTACATGCCCAGCATCGACCCCGACAACACCATCGCCTTTGCCGGCTACGGCCAGGCCGTGACCATGGGTGAGATCCTGCGCCGCTGCGGCGACGATCTCACCCGCGCCAACGTGCTGAAGCAGGCGTCGAATCTCAACGGCTTCCACTCGCCCTACTTCCTCGACGGCGTGAACTACAGCTACACGCCCGACGACTACACGCCGATGAAGACGCTCTTCATCTCAACCTTCAGCGGCAAGGATTGGGACATCTCCGACAAGCCGATGACGGAGTGA
- a CDS encoding MATE family efflux transporter, which translates to MHAPVHPRVGSRQVFAIAGPAMVANLTTPLIGVVSTTAIGRLDDAALLGGVAMASVIFDCLFWLFAFLRMSTLAFTAQALGSGETREPTAILVRGFILAGLIGAALIAMQLPLAAVLLDLMGGSEGVTRAAKTYFTIRIWSAPLALANYVILGWLIGQARANPALLLQVVINLVNMIATILLVLVYDAGIAGAAIAAVLSEAVGFGLGVIVCRRYADGGFAVPYATLFDRTKLMRMLSVNSDILIRTAALIAVFLFFTAKGARAGDVTLAANSVLNNFLLVSAFFLDGLANAAQQLCGRTFGARDANGFSDSTRLVLLWGLGFALVVSALFALFGPNLIDFMTASETVRRSAREFLPFVVFAPIPGVFAFGFDGIYIGATWAREMRNLMLASLAIFLAAWWALQSFGNAGLWSALIASYVARGGLQAARYPAQFRATFPRS; encoded by the coding sequence ATGCACGCGCCCGTTCATCCCAGAGTCGGCAGCCGCCAGGTGTTCGCCATCGCCGGTCCCGCGATGGTCGCGAACCTCACCACGCCGCTGATCGGCGTGGTCTCGACCACGGCAATCGGGCGGCTGGACGATGCCGCGCTGCTCGGCGGCGTCGCGATGGCGTCGGTGATCTTCGATTGCCTGTTCTGGCTGTTCGCCTTCCTGCGCATGAGCACGCTCGCCTTCACCGCGCAGGCGCTTGGCTCCGGCGAGACGCGCGAACCAACCGCGATCTTGGTGCGCGGCTTCATCCTTGCCGGCCTGATCGGGGCTGCGCTGATCGCGATGCAACTGCCGCTGGCCGCCGTGCTGTTGGACCTGATGGGCGGCAGCGAGGGCGTCACGCGCGCCGCCAAGACCTACTTCACGATCCGGATCTGGTCGGCGCCGCTCGCGCTCGCCAACTACGTCATCCTCGGTTGGCTGATCGGCCAGGCCCGTGCCAATCCGGCGTTGCTGCTCCAGGTCGTCATCAACCTCGTCAACATGATCGCGACGATACTGCTGGTGCTGGTCTACGACGCCGGCATTGCCGGCGCGGCGATCGCCGCGGTGCTCTCGGAAGCGGTTGGATTCGGGCTCGGCGTGATCGTCTGCCGCCGCTATGCCGACGGCGGCTTCGCCGTGCCCTACGCAACCCTGTTCGACCGGACAAAACTGATGCGGATGCTGTCGGTGAACTCCGACATCCTGATCCGCACCGCGGCGCTGATCGCCGTGTTCCTGTTCTTCACCGCCAAGGGCGCGCGGGCCGGCGACGTCACGCTGGCCGCGAATTCCGTGCTCAACAATTTCCTGCTGGTCAGCGCCTTCTTCCTCGACGGTCTTGCCAACGCAGCCCAGCAGCTCTGCGGCCGCACTTTTGGCGCGCGCGATGCCAACGGATTTTCCGATTCGACCCGGCTGGTGCTGCTGTGGGGACTCGGCTTCGCGCTGGTCGTGTCGGCACTTTTCGCCCTGTTCGGGCCGAATCTGATCGATTTCATGACGGCGAGCGAAACCGTTCGCCGCAGCGCGCGCGAATTCCTGCCGTTCGTCGTGTTTGCGCCCATTCCCGGCGTGTTCGCCTTCGGCTTCGACGGCATCTATATCGGCGCGACCTGGGCACGCGAGATGCGCAATCTGATGCTGGCCTCGCTCGCGATCTTCCTCGCCGCATGGTGGGCGCTGCAATCGTTCGGCAATGCCGGACTGTGGAGCGCGCTAATCGCCTCCTACGTCGCGCGCGGCGGATTACAGGCCGCGCGCTATCCGGCGCAGTTCAGGGCGACGTTTCCGCGATCGTAG
- a CDS encoding MBL fold metallo-hydrolase: MQLHFVGCGDAFGSGGRLNTCFHVSGREANFLIDCGASVLPALKRLAIDRNDIDLILITHFHGDHFAGLPFFLLDAQFSRRTRPLTIAGPAGIETRLTQVMEALFEHSSKTKQRFDLSVIELAPEQSRSFGAVTVTPYPVVHGESGGPVLAYRVEAEGRTLAYSADTDWTETLIPLAHGADLFIAEAYMYEKVVKNHLSLKTLEQHLPAIGAKRLVLTHMSDDVLSRLDDIAHLAAEDGMVLVF; this comes from the coding sequence ATGCAATTGCACTTTGTCGGTTGCGGCGACGCCTTCGGCTCGGGTGGCAGGCTCAACACCTGCTTCCACGTCTCGGGGCGCGAGGCCAATTTCCTGATCGATTGCGGCGCGTCGGTTCTGCCGGCGCTGAAACGGCTCGCGATCGATCGGAACGACATCGACCTGATCCTGATCACGCATTTCCACGGCGATCATTTCGCCGGCCTGCCGTTCTTCCTGCTCGATGCGCAGTTTTCACGTCGGACGCGGCCGCTGACGATCGCAGGCCCCGCAGGGATCGAGACGCGGCTCACGCAGGTGATGGAGGCGCTGTTCGAGCACTCCTCGAAGACAAAGCAGCGCTTCGATCTCTCCGTCATTGAGCTGGCGCCGGAGCAGAGCCGCAGCTTCGGCGCGGTGACGGTGACGCCCTACCCGGTCGTGCACGGCGAATCCGGTGGTCCCGTTCTCGCTTATCGCGTCGAGGCCGAGGGCCGCACGCTCGCCTACAGCGCCGATACCGACTGGACGGAGACGCTCATTCCGCTGGCGCATGGCGCCGACCTTTTCATCGCGGAAGCCTACATGTACGAGAAGGTGGTCAAGAACCATCTCAGCCTGAAGACATTGGAACAGCATTTGCCCGCCATCGGCGCCAAGCGGCTCGTCCTCACCCATATGAGCGACGACGTGTTGTCGCGCCTCGACGACATCGCGCATCTCGCCGCCGAAGACGGCATGGTGCTCGTGTTCTGA